The Helianthus annuus cultivar XRQ/B chromosome 16, HanXRQr2.0-SUNRISE, whole genome shotgun sequence genome includes a window with the following:
- the LOC110923541 gene encoding F-box/FBD/LRR-repeat protein At1g13570 codes for MKPEYAERMALDRISTLPQPILEPVLSLLSTEEAARTSILSKEWRYRWTTIPNLEFTLRKRTSELTSDVESEMKYMDMHDLHQVLLLRHGPIHELTLSMEGYWEDDDLFEFEQIILHLSRNHIVRELVLDASESLWYKLPISVFALHHLMELHLRSFTIELPSIFNGFGSLVRLDLNDGEISTQTLRHLLSNCPTLKSLHLYIGHSDDKCTINELLKCLPVIEELSISIDVCEWLVLDSDPHELPISLIHLKFLSLERMSFVEGSRSAFLLVLIKCSPNLERIHLNMAWRSEGHEEYPAVKDEYSNVWLEHLKKLYICFFSHSHGMEFVKFILVRSPKLKKVSIHTSGYLYRGSINVNTLLGAPRASPAVKFKINE; via the exons atgaaaccTGAATATGCTGAACGAATGGCTTTGGATAGAATCAGCACACTTCCGCAACCCATATTAGAACCCGTCCTATCTCTTTTATCAActgaagaggcagcaaggactAGTATTCTCTCTAAGGAATGGAGGTACAGGTGGACCACAATTCCTAACCTAGAGTTTACTTTGCGTAAAAGAACTTCCGAGCTAACATCTGACGTAGAAAGTGAAATGAAATACATGGACATGCATGATCTACACCAAGTTTTGCTGCTCCGCCATGGCCCAATTCACGAGCTCACCCTTTCTATGGAGGGTTACTGGGAAGACGACGACCTTTTTGAATTTGagcagataatacttcatttgtcgaggaACCATATTGTCAGGGAACTAGTACTTGATGCATCGGAGAGCCTTTGGTATAAATTACCCATATCTGTTTTCGCATTGCATCACTTAATGGAGCTCCATCTTCGTAGTTTTACTATTGAGCTTCCATCAATATTCAATGGCTTTGGTAGCCTTGTAAGGTTAGACCTGAATGATGGAGAGATCTCTACACAAACTCTTCGGCATCTTTTATCTAATTGTCCAACACTTAAGAGCTTGCATCTG TATATTGGCCATTCAGATGATAAATGCACTATTAATGAGCTACTCAAGTGCTTACCTGTGATTGAAGAACTGTCTATTTCGATTGATGTCTGTGAG TGGCTGGTTCTAGACTCGGATCCGCATGAGCTTCCAATCTCACTAATCCACCTCAAATTCTTAAGTTTGGAAAGAATGTCTTTTGTTGAGGGCTCCAGATCAGCTTTCCTTCTTGTTTTGATCAAATGTTCCCCGAACTTGGAGAGAATTCACCTAAAT ATGGCGTGGAGATCTGAGGGTCATGAGGAATACCCTGCTGTAAAGGATGAATATTCAAATGTTTGGTTGGAGCACCTGAAAAAATTGTATATTTGTTTTTTCAGCCACTCGCATGGGATGGAATTTGTAAAGTTTATCTTGGTTAGGTCACCTAAGCTGAAGAAGGTGAGCATACACACTTCGGGTTATCTGTATCGAGGGTCAATTAACGTAAATACGCTCTTAGGGGCCCCACGCGCGTCTCCGGCAGTAAAATTTAAAATCAATGAGTGA
- the LOC110921524 gene encoding F-box/FBD/LRR-repeat protein At1g13570, whose translation MKPEYAERMALDRISTLPQPILEPVLSLLSTEEAARTSILSKEWRYRWTTIPNLEFTLRKRTSELTSDVESEMKYMDMHDLHQVLLLRHGPIHELTLSMEGYWEDDDLFEFEQIILHLSRNHIVRELVLDASESLWYKLPISVFALHHLMELHLRSFTIELPSIFNGFGSLVRLDLNDGEISTQTLRHLLSNCPTLKSLHLYIGHSDDKCTINELLKCLPVIEELSISSDVCELLVLDSDPQELPISLIHLKVLHLEGMSFIEDSKSAFLLVLIKCSPNLERICLNMAWSSKGDEEYPAVKNEYSNVWLEHLKELEISFWSRSHGMELLMEFGKFILVRSPKLKKVSIFGLDNQCRESMIVNTLLGAPRASPAVNFKINYPVPWSYPSTRTTPV comes from the exons atgaaaccTGAATATGCTGAACGAATGGCTTTGGATAGAATCAGCACACTTCCGCAACCCATATTAGAACCCGTCCTATCTCTTTTATCAActgaagaggcagcaaggactAGTATTCTCTCTAAGGAATGGAGGTACAGGTGGACCACAATTCCTAACCTAGAGTTTACTTTGCGTAAAAGAACTTCCGAGCTAACATCTGACGTAGAAAGTGAAATGAAATACATGGACATGCATGATCTACACCAAGTTTTGCTGCTCCGCCATGGCCCAATTCACGAGCTCACCCTTTCTATGGAGGGTTACTGGGAAGACGACGACCTTTTTGAATTTGagcagataatacttcatttgtcgaggaACCATATTGTCAGGGAACTAGTACTTGATGCATCGGAGAGCCTTTGGTATAAATTACCCATATCTGTTTTCGCATTGCATCACTTAATGGAGCTCCATCTTCGTAGTTTTACTATTGAGCTTCCATCAATATTCAATGGCTTTGGTAGCCTTGTAAGGTTAGACCTGAATGATGGAGAGATCTCTACACAAACTCTTCGGCATCTTTTATCTAATTGTCCAACACTTAAGAGCTTGCATCTG TATATTGGCCATTCAGATGATAAATGCACTATTAATGAGCTACTCAAGTGCTTACCTGTGATTGAAGAACTGTCTATTTCTAGTGATGTTTGTGAG TTGCTGGTTCTAGACTCGGATCCGCAAGAGCTTCCAATCTCACTAATCCACCTCAAAGTCTTACATTTGGAAGGAATGTCTTTTATTGAGGACTCCAAATCAGCTTTCCTTCTTGTTTTGATCAAATGTTCCCCCAACTTGGAGAGAATTTGCCTAAAT ATGGCGTGGAGTTCTAAGGGTGATGAGGAATACCCTGCTGTAAAGAATGAATATTCAAATGTTTGGTTGGAGCATCTGAAAGAATTAGAAATTAGTTTTTGGAGCCGCTCGCATGGGATGGAACTTTTAATGGAATTTGGAAAGTTTATCTTGGTTAGGTCACCTAAGCTGAAGAAGGTGAGCATATTCGGTTTGGATAATCAGTGTCGAGAGTCAATGATCGTAAATACGCTCTTAGGGGCGCCACGCGCGTCTCCGGCAGTAAATTTTAAAATCAATTACCCTGTTCCTTGGAGCTATCCTTCAACCCGAACAACTCCCGTTTAG
- the LOC110921501 gene encoding F-box/FBD/LRR-repeat protein At1g13570-like: MICCPFLLIIRFLQHCLVSIQTKEQLKMKPEYAERMALDRISTLPQPILETVLSLLSTEEAARTSILSKEWRYRWTTIPNLEFTLRKRFSELTSDEESEMKYMDLHDLHQVLLLRQGPIHELTLSMEGYWEDDDLFEFEQIILHLSRNHIVRKLELDASELESHGYKLPISVFALHHLKELDLFSFTIELPSIFNGFGSLVKLNLTDVKLSSKTLRRLLSNCPSLESLHVDIDESDDECTINELLKCLPVIEELSISSDVCEWLVLDSDPQELPISLVHLKVLHLEGMSFTEDSKSAFLLVLIKCSPNLERICLNMAWRSKGDEEYPAVKNEYSNVWLEHLKELEISFWSRSHGMELLMEFGKFILVRSPKLKKVSIFGLDDKCRESMIVNTLLGAPRASPAVNFKINYPVPWSYPSTRTTPV; encoded by the exons ATGATATGTTGCCCTTTTCTTTTAATTATACGTTTTTTACAGCATTGTTTAGTATCAATCCAAACAAAagaacaactgaaaatgaaaccTGAATATGCTGAACGAATGGCCTTGGATAGAATCAGCACACTTCCGCAACCCATATTAGAAACCGTCCTTTCTCTTTTATCAActgaagaggcagcaaggactAGTATTCTCTCTAAGGAATGGAGGTACAGGTGGACCACAATTCCTAACCTAGAGTTTACTTTGCGTAAAAGATTTTCCGAGCTAACATCTGACGAAGAAAGTGAAATGAAATACATGGACCTGCATGATCTACACCAAGTTTTGTTGCTGCGCCAGGGCCCAATTCACGAGCTCACCCTTTCTATGGAGGGTTACTGGGAAGACGACGACCTTTTTGAATTTGagcagataatacttcatttgtcgaggaACCATATTGTTAGGAAACTAGAACTTGATGCATCGGAGTTGGAGAGCCATGGGTATAAATTACCCATATCTGTTTTCGCATTGCATCACTTAAAGGAGCTCGATCTTTTTAGTTTTACTATTGAGCTTCCATCAATATTCAATGGCTTTGGTAGCCTTGTAAAGTTAAACCTGACTGATGTAAAGCTCTCTTCAAAAACTCTTCGACGTCTTTTATCAAATTGTCCATCACTTGAGAGCTTGCATGTG GATATAGATGAATCAGATGATGAATGCACTATTAACGAGCTACTCAAGTGCTTACCTGTGATTGAAGAACTGTCTATTTCTAGTGATGTTTGTGAG TGGCTGGTTCTAGACTCGGATCCGCAAGAGCTTCCAATCTCACTAGTCCACCTCAAAGTCTTACATTTGGAAGGAATGTCTTTTACTGAGGACTCCAAATCAGCTTTCCTTCTTGTTTTGATCAAATGTTCCCCCAACTTGGAGAGAATTTGCCTAAAT ATGGCGTGGAGATCTAAGGGTGATGAGGAATACCCTGCTGTAAAGAATGAATATTCAAATGTTTGGTTGGAGCATCTGAAAGAATTAGAAATTAGTTTTTGGAGCCGCTCGCATGGGATGGAACTTTTAATGGAATTTGGAAAGTTTATCTTGGTTAGGTCACCTAAGCTAAAGAAGGTGAGCATATTCGGTTTGGATGATAAGTGTCGAGAGTCAATGATCGTAAATACGCTCTTAGGGGCGCCACGCGCGTCTCCGGCAGTAAATTTTAAAATCAATTATCCTGTTCCTTGGAGCTATCCTTCAACCCGAACAACTCCCGTTTAG